A region of Acidobacteriota bacterium DNA encodes the following proteins:
- a CDS encoding 23S rRNA (pseudouridine(1915)-N(3))-methyltransferase RlmH yields the protein MHVQLLMIGKFKNRDLAALVADYADRIRRFHPFRVVHLKESRYADETRAGDRIRAEEAERFLTQIPAGSLCVVLDRGGRQLDSVAFSRWLERTAEPANRPLAFVVGGFLGVDHRILERADLVLSLSDMTLPHELAVLVLAEQLFRACTIRHRVPYHK from the coding sequence ATGCACGTGCAGCTGTTGATGATCGGCAAGTTCAAGAACCGGGACCTGGCGGCGCTCGTGGCGGATTATGCGGACCGGATCCGACGCTTTCACCCGTTCCGCGTGGTCCATTTGAAAGAATCGCGGTATGCCGACGAAACCCGGGCCGGCGATCGCATCCGGGCCGAAGAAGCCGAACGCTTTCTGACCCAGATCCCGGCGGGATCGCTCTGCGTCGTGCTGGACCGGGGCGGGCGACAACTCGATTCGGTCGCCTTCAGCCGCTGGCTGGAGCGGACCGCCGAGCCGGCCAACCGCCCACTGGCCTTCGTGGTCGGCGGTTTTCTCGGTGTGGACCACCGGATCCTGGAGCGGGCGGATCTCGTCCTGTCGCTCTCGGACATGACGCTGCCGCACGAGCTGGCCGTGCTGGTGCTCGCCGAGCAGCTGTTCCGGGCGTGCACCATTCGGCACCGTGTGCCGTATCACAAATGA
- a CDS encoding ComF family protein yields MASLVWPDHCLLCRSFLDQPDERGVCRECLAPLRPRPDKVMCPRCGYPLATPQALCPPCRGTAFLFDRARSAGEYAGALRELIHQFKFAGASRLAGPLAGLLADAARLDGGLPAGACVAAVPLHPRRRRQRGYDQA; encoded by the coding sequence GTGGCCAGCCTGGTCTGGCCGGACCATTGCCTCCTCTGCCGCTCGTTCCTCGACCAGCCGGACGAGCGGGGCGTCTGCCGGGAATGTCTGGCGCCGCTCCGCCCGCGTCCGGACAAGGTGATGTGTCCGCGCTGCGGCTATCCGCTGGCCACGCCCCAGGCGCTGTGCCCGCCTTGCCGCGGCACCGCCTTTCTGTTCGACCGGGCGCGGTCCGCGGGTGAATACGCCGGCGCCCTGCGGGAGCTGATCCACCAGTTCAAGTTCGCCGGCGCGTCACGGCTGGCCGGGCCGTTGGCCGGCCTGCTCGCGGACGCCGCCCGCCTGGACGGCGGCCTTCCAGCCGGGGCGTGCGTGGCCGCGGTGCCCCTCCACCCGCGCCGGCGTCGCCAGCGCGGGTACGACCAGGCGTAA
- a CDS encoding ComF family protein encodes MARRLGLPHRRLLRKVRAVPPQSSLGLAERAANIRGAFRVRRLRRGVPAAVLLVDDIFTTGATVNDACRALTEAGVETIHVLTLARVPLA; translated from the coding sequence GTGGCCCGCCGCCTGGGACTGCCCCACCGGCGGCTGCTGCGCAAGGTCCGGGCGGTTCCGCCCCAGTCGTCGCTGGGGCTGGCGGAGCGCGCCGCCAACATCCGGGGCGCCTTCCGGGTCCGCCGCCTGCGCCGCGGCGTCCCGGCGGCGGTGCTCCTCGTGGACGACATCTTCACCACCGGCGCCACGGTCAACGACGCCTGCCGCGCCCTGACCGAGGCGGGGGTGGAGACGATCCACGTCCTGACCCTGGCCCGGGTGCCGCTGGCGTAG
- a CDS encoding TraR/DksA family transcriptional regulator: MQKKDFEKYKKALMAKQQALLDSVQEADNSGREVDEDPSDIADVASSAYNKEFYFNKSSADRNTLRLIQEALARIERGRFGRCQACGITIEARRLNAVPWAKYCIGCQEKKEKGTLRE, translated from the coding sequence ATGCAAAAGAAAGATTTTGAAAAATACAAGAAGGCTCTGATGGCGAAGCAGCAGGCGCTCCTCGACAGCGTCCAGGAGGCGGACAACTCCGGGCGCGAAGTGGACGAGGATCCCAGCGACATCGCTGACGTGGCCTCCAGCGCCTACAACAAGGAATTCTACTTCAACAAGAGCAGCGCCGACCGGAACACGCTGCGACTCATCCAGGAGGCGCTCGCCCGGATCGAGCGGGGCCGATTCGGCCGCTGCCAGGCGTGCGGCATCACCATCGAAGCCAGGCGCCTCAACGCCGTCCCCTGGGCCAAATACTGCATCGGCTGCCAGGAAAAGAAAGAGAAAGGTACCCTGAGGGAATAG
- the secA gene encoding preprotein translocase subunit SecA, which translates to MDILSLIFGTRNDRELKRLRPVIAKVNDLEPRFKAMRDEEFAALTAAFRERLDRVEDDDARKALLNEIMPEAFAAVREAAWRTLRMRHFDVQILGGAVLHEGRIAEMKTGEGKTLVATLPAYLNALAGRGVHIVTVNDYLARRDRDWMNPIYRLLGLTTGVIVHDLDDRERYEAYRFDITYGTNNEMGFDYLRDNMKFELEHCVQRPHWYAIVDEVDSILIDEARTPLIISGPSEESTDKYYRIDRIVPKLKRDVEYLVDEKAHTVTLTEDGILKAEKLLGVENLYDPVHMDLQHHINQALRAHNLYQRDVNYVVKDGQVVIVDEFTGRLMPGRRWSDGLHQAVEAKEGVKIERENQTLATITFQNYFRMYKKLAGMTGTASTEAEEFWKIYKLEVNEIPTNKEMIRNDNPDVIYRTQREKFNAIVDEIIELHEAGQPVLVGTVTIDKSEHISKMLTRKGVPHNVLNAKYHEKEAEIVAQAGRVGAVTIATNMAGRGTDILLGGNPEFMAREEFKKRKLDWREVPPDEYHAVVEQMRAQVAEAHERVKAAGGLHILGTERHEARRIDNQLRGRAGRQGDPGSSRFYLSLEDDLMRIYGGERISGFMKSMGMDEGVPIESRLVSRQIEKAQKQVEAHNFQIRKHLLEYDDVINKQREAIYKMRRELLEGKEQRDYVIEVAGDILDGLVDTYAPADKRVDEWDTANLDVNLRSQFGLDLKTAGIDPGAFERREGFVDALRARVLAVFEDKEQQLGPEFMRRLERYIMLQVLDAQWKDHLLALDHLKEGIGLRGYGQKDPLVEYKRESFDLFNDLLNRIEEESVRLLWLVEARVADRQEEHMQQRRQTADQALSYSGAGEAAAAAPAKVKTVVKQAKVGRNDPCPCGSGKKYKFCCGKQ; encoded by the coding sequence ATGGACATCCTTTCCCTTATTTTCGGCACCAGGAACGACCGGGAGCTCAAGCGCCTCCGGCCCGTGATCGCCAAGGTGAACGATCTGGAACCCCGCTTCAAGGCGATGCGCGATGAGGAGTTCGCCGCCCTCACCGCGGCATTCCGCGAGCGCCTCGACCGAGTCGAGGACGATGACGCCCGCAAGGCGCTGCTCAACGAGATCATGCCCGAGGCGTTCGCCGCGGTCCGCGAGGCCGCGTGGCGCACCCTGCGCATGCGCCACTTCGACGTGCAGATCCTCGGCGGCGCGGTGCTCCACGAGGGCCGGATCGCCGAGATGAAGACCGGCGAGGGCAAGACCCTGGTGGCCACGCTGCCCGCCTATCTCAACGCTCTGGCCGGACGGGGTGTCCATATCGTCACCGTCAACGACTACCTGGCCCGCCGCGACCGGGACTGGATGAATCCCATCTACCGGCTGCTCGGGCTGACCACCGGCGTGATCGTCCACGACCTGGACGACCGCGAGCGCTACGAAGCCTACCGCTTCGACATCACCTACGGCACCAACAACGAGATGGGCTTCGACTACCTGCGCGACAACATGAAGTTCGAGCTGGAGCACTGCGTCCAGCGCCCGCACTGGTACGCCATCGTCGACGAAGTGGACTCGATCCTCATCGACGAGGCACGCACGCCGCTCATCATCTCGGGCCCGTCCGAGGAGTCCACCGACAAGTACTACCGGATCGACCGGATCGTCCCCAAACTCAAGCGCGACGTCGAGTACCTGGTGGACGAGAAAGCCCACACCGTCACCCTGACCGAGGACGGCATCCTCAAGGCCGAGAAGCTGCTGGGAGTCGAGAACCTGTACGACCCCGTCCACATGGACCTGCAGCACCACATCAACCAGGCGCTGCGCGCCCATAACCTGTACCAGCGTGACGTCAACTACGTGGTCAAGGACGGCCAGGTGGTCATCGTCGACGAGTTCACCGGCCGCCTCATGCCCGGCCGGCGCTGGAGCGACGGTCTGCACCAGGCGGTCGAGGCCAAGGAAGGCGTCAAGATCGAGCGCGAGAACCAGACCCTGGCCACCATCACCTTCCAGAACTACTTCCGGATGTACAAGAAGCTGGCCGGTATGACGGGCACGGCGTCCACCGAGGCCGAGGAGTTCTGGAAGATCTACAAGCTTGAGGTGAACGAGATCCCCACGAACAAGGAGATGATCCGCAACGACAACCCCGACGTCATCTACCGCACCCAGCGCGAGAAGTTCAACGCCATCGTCGACGAGATCATCGAGCTCCACGAGGCCGGGCAGCCGGTGTTGGTGGGCACCGTGACCATCGACAAGTCGGAGCACATCTCCAAGATGCTCACCCGCAAGGGCGTTCCCCACAACGTACTGAACGCCAAGTACCACGAGAAGGAAGCCGAGATCGTCGCCCAGGCCGGCCGGGTGGGCGCGGTCACTATCGCCACGAACATGGCCGGCCGCGGCACCGACATCCTGCTTGGCGGCAACCCCGAGTTCATGGCCCGCGAGGAGTTCAAGAAGCGCAAGCTCGACTGGCGGGAGGTTCCCCCCGACGAATATCACGCGGTGGTGGAGCAGATGCGCGCCCAGGTGGCCGAAGCGCACGAACGCGTCAAGGCCGCCGGTGGCCTGCACATCCTGGGCACGGAGCGCCACGAAGCGCGCCGCATCGACAACCAGCTCCGCGGCCGCGCCGGCCGCCAGGGCGATCCCGGCTCCTCGCGGTTCTACCTGAGCCTCGAGGATGACTTGATGCGGATCTACGGCGGCGAGCGGATCTCAGGATTCATGAAGAGCATGGGCATGGACGAGGGCGTCCCCATCGAGAGCCGGTTGGTCAGCCGCCAGATCGAGAAGGCGCAGAAGCAGGTCGAGGCCCATAATTTCCAGATCCGCAAACACCTCCTCGAGTACGACGACGTGATAAACAAGCAGCGCGAGGCCATCTACAAGATGCGCCGCGAGCTGCTCGAGGGGAAGGAGCAGCGCGACTATGTGATCGAGGTCGCCGGCGACATCCTCGACGGGCTCGTCGACACCTACGCCCCTGCCGACAAGCGCGTCGATGAGTGGGACACGGCCAACCTCGATGTGAACCTGCGCTCGCAGTTCGGCCTCGACCTCAAGACGGCGGGGATCGATCCGGGCGCCTTCGAGCGCCGCGAGGGATTCGTCGACGCCTTGCGCGCCCGCGTCCTGGCCGTGTTCGAGGACAAGGAACAGCAGCTCGGGCCCGAGTTCATGCGCCGCCTGGAGCGCTACATCATGCTCCAGGTGCTGGACGCCCAGTGGAAGGACCACCTCCTGGCTCTGGACCACCTCAAGGAGGGGATCGGGCTGCGCGGCTACGGCCAGAAGGACCCCCTCGTGGAGTACAAGCGCGAGAGCTTCGACCTGTTCAACGACCTGCTCAACCGGATCGAGGAGGAGTCGGTGCGGCTGCTCTGGCTGGTGGAGGCCCGAGTGGCCGACCGCCAGGAGGAGCACATGCAGCAACGCCGCCAGACCGCCGACCAGGCGCTGTCCTACAGCGGCGCCGGAGAAGCCGCCGCGGCCGCGCCGGCCAAGGTGAAGACGGTGGTCAAGCAGGCCAAGGTGGGCCGCAACGATCCGTGCCCGTGCGGCAGCGGCAAAAAGTACAAGTTCTGCTGCGGCAAGCAGTGA
- the moaC gene encoding cyclic pyranopterin monophosphate synthase MoaC, whose amino-acid sequence MADDFTHWDAEGRSRMVDVGAKPATARAAKAGVRVRMRPETLAKVRELKLPKGDPFEVARVAGILAAKRTPELIPLCHPLALSHVDVRIAVAADGVAIEAEARCTGPTGVEMEALTAAAVAALTFYDMCKAVDKSIVIDDLRLLEKSGGSSGDFRADEA is encoded by the coding sequence GTGGCCGACGACTTCACCCACTGGGACGCCGAGGGCCGCAGCCGCATGGTGGACGTGGGCGCCAAGCCCGCCACCGCCCGCGCGGCGAAGGCCGGAGTGCGGGTGCGGATGCGACCCGAGACGCTGGCCAAGGTTCGGGAGCTGAAGCTGCCCAAGGGGGATCCGTTCGAAGTGGCCCGGGTGGCGGGAATCCTGGCGGCCAAGCGGACGCCGGAACTCATCCCCCTGTGCCACCCGTTGGCGCTCAGCCACGTGGACGTCCGCATCGCCGTGGCCGCCGACGGGGTGGCCATCGAGGCCGAGGCGCGCTGCACCGGTCCCACCGGTGTCGAAATGGAGGCGCTCACCGCCGCCGCCGTGGCCGCGCTCACGTTCTACGACATGTGCAAGGCGGTGGATAAATCCATCGTCATCGACGACCTGCGTCTGCTGGAAAAATCAGGCGGCTCCTCCGGCGACTTCCGCGCGGATGAAGCCTGA
- the guaB gene encoding IMP dehydrogenase — MMDKIAKEALTFDDVLLLPDYSAVLPGDVDISTRLTRNLRLNIPLLSAAMDTVTEAAMAKAMAEEGGIGIIHRNMTIEEQCNEVDIVKRSVSGMILHPVTIAPEARVADALELMKKYKISGIPVTEGPKLVGILTNRDLRFETRMEARVADLMTRERLVTAPVGTTLEEAKKLLHQYRIEKLLIVDEHFHLKGLITIKDIQKMMAFPSACKDAHGRLLVGAAIGASANTMERAEALVAAGADVISIDTAHGHTKSVLEAARKFKARFPAVELIVGNVATAAAAEALIDAGVDAIKVGMGPGSICTTRIISGAGVPQITAVMDCAGVAARHGVPVIADGGIKYSGDVTKALAAGAESVMIGSLFAGTDESPGELIFYQNRSYKAYRGMGSIGAMKKGSADRYFQAGTEAGKLVPEGVEGRVPYKGSLRSLIPQLTGGLRAGMGYCGCENLTALRERARFIKITPSAHRESHVHDVVVTQEAPNYRVESKE, encoded by the coding sequence ATGATGGATAAGATCGCCAAGGAAGCCCTGACGTTCGACGACGTGCTGCTGCTGCCCGACTACTCCGCCGTGCTGCCCGGCGACGTGGACATTTCCACCCGCCTGACCCGCAACCTGCGCCTGAACATCCCGCTGCTGTCCGCCGCCATGGACACGGTGACCGAAGCGGCCATGGCCAAGGCGATGGCCGAGGAGGGCGGCATCGGCATCATCCACCGGAACATGACGATCGAGGAGCAGTGCAACGAAGTGGACATCGTCAAGCGCTCCGTCTCCGGCATGATCCTCCACCCGGTGACCATCGCCCCGGAAGCCCGCGTGGCCGACGCGCTGGAGCTGATGAAGAAGTACAAGATCTCGGGCATCCCGGTGACCGAGGGGCCGAAACTGGTGGGCATCCTGACCAACCGCGACCTCCGTTTCGAGACGCGGATGGAAGCGCGGGTGGCCGACCTGATGACCCGGGAGCGGCTGGTGACGGCGCCCGTGGGCACCACGCTGGAGGAGGCCAAGAAGCTCCTGCACCAGTACCGGATCGAGAAGCTCCTCATCGTCGACGAGCACTTCCACCTCAAGGGCCTCATCACCATCAAGGACATCCAGAAGATGATGGCCTTCCCCAGCGCCTGCAAGGACGCCCACGGCCGGCTGCTGGTGGGCGCGGCCATCGGCGCGTCCGCCAACACCATGGAGCGGGCCGAGGCGCTGGTGGCCGCCGGCGCCGACGTGATCTCCATCGACACCGCCCACGGCCACACGAAGAGCGTGCTCGAAGCGGCCCGCAAGTTCAAGGCGCGGTTTCCGGCCGTCGAGCTCATCGTGGGGAACGTGGCCACCGCCGCCGCCGCCGAAGCGCTGATCGATGCGGGCGTCGACGCCATCAAGGTGGGCATGGGCCCCGGTTCCATCTGCACCACCCGCATCATCTCGGGGGCCGGCGTGCCCCAGATCACCGCGGTGATGGACTGCGCCGGCGTGGCCGCCCGCCACGGCGTGCCTGTGATCGCCGACGGCGGCATCAAGTACTCGGGCGACGTGACCAAAGCGCTGGCCGCCGGCGCCGAATCGGTGATGATCGGCTCGCTGTTCGCCGGCACCGACGAGAGTCCCGGCGAGCTCATCTTCTACCAGAACCGCTCCTACAAGGCGTACCGCGGCATGGGATCCATCGGCGCCATGAAGAAGGGGAGCGCCGACCGCTACTTCCAGGCCGGCACCGAGGCCGGCAAGCTGGTGCCCGAGGGCGTCGAAGGGCGCGTGCCGTACAAGGGGAGCCTCCGCTCCCTCATCCCGCAGCTTACCGGCGGTCTGCGTGCCGGCATGGGCTACTGCGGCTGCGAAAACCTGACGGCGCTCCGCGAGCGGGCCCGGTTCATCAAGATCACCCCGAGCGCCCACCGCGAGAGCCACGTCCACGACGTGGTGGTCACCCAGGAAGCGCCCAACTACCGCGTGGAATCGAAGGAGTGA